A single window of Syntrophus aciditrophicus SB DNA harbors:
- a CDS encoding heavy-metal-associated domain-containing protein: MKKIKISGMSCNHCVMAVTRALHGIEGIRDVSVDLKTGEATFEETIPVDPEIIRKRISEAGYEVVG, from the coding sequence ATGAAGAAGATCAAGATTTCGGGCATGAGCTGCAATCACTGCGTGATGGCGGTCACCAGGGCGTTGCACGGCATCGAGGGGATCAGGGATGTCTCGGTTGATCTGAAGACCGGTGAAGCGACCTTCGAGGAAACGATCCCTGTGGATCCGGAAATCATCCGAAAGAGAATCTCTGAAGCGGGGTACGAAGTTGTCGGATAA
- a CDS encoding heavy metal translocating P-type ATPase: MSDKAILHISGMTCASCVRRVEEGLREMAGVEKAAVNFATEQAVVDFDPAAVKPEQLGKKVRELGYEVVRIDQPVSGGLDKTTISVGGMTCAACVRRVENALKTVGGVKDVSVNLATARATVLHEQTWNGVAGLKQAVTDQGYEFLGVLDELQEDPIAAARIREIRDLRLRFTVGAVLSVIIFMGSMQHWFPFLHAIPPRPLQMVLFVLTAPVVFWVGSRFFVGALKAARQKTSDMNTLVAIGALSAYLYSALATFFPRFFAEAGIMPHVYYDGAAVIVTLILLGRLLEAGAKGRTSQAIRRLVGLKPKTARVVRDGREQDIPVEELLKGDLIVVRPGEKIPTDGIVRSGASAVDESMLTGESVPVNKEPGNEVFGATLNRSGSFTFEATKIGAETALAQIIRLVEEAQGSKAPIQRLADRVAAVFVPTVLAIGLVTFIVWYFFIPEPVFSRALLNFVSVLVIACPCALGLATPTAVMVGTGLGAEHGILIKGGESLEKAYRLTIVVFDKTGTLTRGEPEVTDIVPAEGFTPQNVLQTALSIESLSEHPLAQAIVKRGKAEGLSPLPVENFEALSGLGTRAKIAGRSCLLGNPRLMVQEGMALQGLDRQAADLAGQGKTCVLVAEEGLVIGLIALSDVPRESAGAAIAALKVAGLRVAMITGDNASTGQAIARQLEIDQVLAEVLPGDKAREIRRLQQEGQIVAMVGDGINDAPALTAADIGIAIGAGTDVAIEASDITLMTGDLQAVPRAIRLSFETMKVIRQNLFWAFIYNIIGIPIAAGVLYPFFGILLNPEFAAAAMALSSVSVVSNSLRLRHTGLKKDKNG, from the coding sequence TTGTCGGATAAGGCGATCCTTCATATCTCGGGGATGACCTGCGCTTCCTGTGTGCGCCGCGTGGAGGAGGGACTGCGGGAAATGGCCGGCGTGGAGAAGGCCGCGGTCAATTTCGCCACCGAGCAGGCCGTCGTGGACTTCGATCCCGCTGCGGTCAAGCCTGAGCAGCTCGGTAAAAAGGTCCGGGAACTGGGGTACGAGGTCGTCAGGATCGATCAGCCCGTTTCCGGGGGGCTGGATAAAACGACGATCTCCGTCGGCGGAATGACCTGCGCCGCCTGCGTGCGCCGCGTGGAGAACGCCCTGAAAACCGTCGGCGGCGTGAAGGATGTGTCGGTCAATCTGGCTACAGCCCGGGCCACCGTTCTCCATGAACAAACCTGGAATGGCGTGGCGGGCCTGAAGCAGGCCGTCACCGATCAGGGCTACGAATTTCTCGGCGTTCTCGACGAGCTTCAGGAAGACCCCATCGCCGCCGCCCGAATCCGGGAAATCCGGGACCTGAGACTCCGGTTTACCGTGGGGGCCGTCCTCAGCGTCATCATCTTCATGGGCTCCATGCAGCACTGGTTTCCCTTTCTCCATGCCATCCCGCCGCGCCCCCTGCAAATGGTTCTCTTTGTTCTCACTGCCCCTGTCGTCTTCTGGGTGGGCAGCCGCTTTTTTGTCGGCGCGCTCAAGGCGGCCCGGCAGAAGACCAGCGACATGAACACCCTCGTGGCCATCGGCGCGTTATCCGCCTATCTCTATTCCGCCCTGGCCACCTTTTTTCCCCGGTTCTTTGCCGAAGCGGGCATTATGCCTCATGTCTACTATGACGGGGCGGCGGTCATCGTAACCCTGATCCTCCTCGGGCGGCTGCTGGAAGCGGGGGCCAAGGGCCGGACTTCCCAGGCGATCCGGCGGCTCGTCGGGCTCAAACCGAAGACCGCCCGCGTCGTGCGCGACGGCCGGGAACAGGACATCCCCGTGGAGGAACTGCTCAAAGGCGATCTCATCGTGGTCCGGCCGGGGGAAAAGATCCCCACGGACGGCATCGTCCGGTCCGGCGCTTCTGCAGTGGACGAATCCATGCTGACGGGGGAAAGCGTGCCAGTCAACAAGGAGCCGGGCAACGAGGTTTTCGGCGCCACGTTGAACCGGAGCGGGAGTTTCACCTTCGAAGCGACGAAGATCGGGGCGGAAACGGCCCTGGCCCAGATCATCCGGCTGGTGGAAGAGGCCCAGGGTTCTAAGGCCCCCATTCAGAGGCTGGCTGACCGTGTGGCGGCGGTCTTTGTCCCCACCGTTCTGGCCATCGGGTTGGTGACCTTTATCGTCTGGTATTTCTTCATCCCCGAACCTGTTTTCAGCCGCGCCCTTCTGAATTTCGTCTCCGTTCTGGTCATTGCCTGTCCCTGCGCCCTCGGACTGGCCACTCCTACGGCGGTCATGGTGGGAACGGGTCTGGGGGCGGAACACGGCATCCTGATCAAGGGCGGAGAAAGTCTGGAAAAGGCCTATCGGCTGACTATCGTGGTTTTTGACAAGACGGGCACCCTGACCCGGGGGGAGCCGGAGGTGACGGATATCGTTCCGGCGGAGGGATTCACACCGCAAAATGTCCTTCAAACGGCGCTTTCCATCGAATCCCTGTCAGAGCATCCCCTGGCCCAGGCCATCGTGAAACGGGGAAAAGCGGAGGGACTGTCTCCCCTGCCCGTGGAAAACTTTGAAGCGCTGTCCGGATTGGGAACGAGGGCAAAAATTGCAGGCAGATCCTGCCTGCTGGGAAATCCCCGTCTTATGGTCCAGGAAGGCATGGCCCTGCAGGGGTTGGATCGGCAGGCTGCCGACCTCGCCGGCCAGGGAAAGACCTGCGTTCTGGTCGCCGAAGAGGGGCTGGTCATTGGCCTGATTGCCCTGTCCGATGTGCCGCGGGAATCGGCCGGAGCGGCCATCGCCGCTCTCAAGGTTGCGGGGCTCCGGGTGGCCATGATCACCGGCGACAACGCCAGCACCGGTCAGGCGATCGCACGGCAGCTGGAGATCGATCAGGTTCTGGCGGAGGTGCTGCCCGGCGACAAGGCCAGAGAAATCCGGCGTCTGCAGCAGGAGGGACAGATCGTGGCCATGGTCGGCGACGGCATCAACGACGCGCCGGCCCTGACGGCGGCGGATATCGGCATCGCCATCGGCGCCGGAACGGATGTAGCCATCGAGGCCAGCGACATCACCCTGATGACCGGCGATCTCCAGGCCGTTCCCCGGGCCATCCGACTTTCTTTCGAAACCATGAAGGTCATCCGTCAGAACCTCTTCTGGGCCTTCATTTACAACATCATCGGCATTCCCATCGCTGCCGGGGTGCTCTACCCCTTCTTCGGCATCCTGCTTAATCCGGAGTTCGCCGCAGCCGCCATGGCTCTGAGTTCTGTCTCCGTCGTCAGTAATTCTCTGCGTCTCCGCCACACGGGGTTAAAGAAAGATAAAAACGGATAA
- a CDS encoding FIST N-terminal domain-containing protein: MTDTKQDMMEDKREHPKAENLPKIEVGCGAAKGDDSYAAGFKAAGKALAGITSYRLSAVIVFASASYHLDEVLSGIRAAVGRVPIFGASSAGEICNGTLSESVSVTALASPFLSVGVGIGKEVSTDWRKAIHAAIDSGGLNRYFTPQDGSYYNSMTLEGRSAFAILFSPASTSHSDSYSPEILEELKRLSLGRLLFFGGAAVDAEKTSGHENFIFYNDQVCSDSMILAVFETTLRFGIAMGHGLHPTAKRARITRVRDYEVLELDGRRAADVFAEFHDLKKADLESKPLFEQNLNHLGMRDALGHYTIFTPRCFTPEGGILLAHPAPEGAFLVLMEAVEDDMIAAGKNTLRQAMMQSGINRPAAILVCSCFLRMLLLGNRIDEEIAAITDIMPGTPVTGFYSAGEQGSNDDHISRHNNESIVILLLGNELSYAAQVAGENRIMQRALEFRISEQKRLEKELADQVRFLQTLIKTIPSPVFYKDQQGRYLGCNRAFEEYNHISRTYLLGKSNWDFLPRDQAELHCKVDADLAEKGGKAVYECSIAGKDGELFHFLNNKAVFHRADGSLGGIIGVLVDITDRKNTEEALRASEEKFLKAFHNNPTMMIICTADEGRVIEVNDSCLRIMGFTRLEMMGKTSGQLNIHACLEQRDTLLRMMEEKGSVRNMEISLRTKSGEIRHCLFSAEQIQLQKGNHILLLLQDVTDQKRSEEERLQRIRLQSILNMAGTICHEFNQPMQVLSGYIDLLLSRAWEDSKVHGSLLKIKEQTARMTQITRKLMTLNDPSVQDYAGIGKIVNLNGDQGK, encoded by the coding sequence ATGACGGATACGAAACAGGATATGATGGAGGATAAAAGAGAACATCCGAAGGCGGAAAATTTACCAAAGATCGAAGTGGGGTGTGGCGCTGCAAAGGGCGATGATTCCTACGCAGCCGGATTCAAGGCGGCCGGCAAGGCACTGGCGGGCATCACTTCTTATCGTTTGTCAGCGGTCATTGTGTTTGCTTCAGCATCCTACCATCTCGATGAGGTTCTCTCGGGCATCCGCGCTGCGGTGGGCCGGGTGCCGATATTCGGCGCCAGTTCCGCGGGAGAAATCTGCAACGGGACTCTCTCGGAAAGTGTGTCGGTGACGGCGCTGGCCTCGCCCTTTCTTTCGGTCGGGGTCGGGATCGGGAAAGAGGTGTCGACAGACTGGCGGAAGGCCATACATGCGGCCATAGATTCCGGCGGTTTGAATCGCTACTTCACTCCCCAGGACGGCTCTTACTATAACTCGATGACTCTTGAAGGCCGCTCGGCGTTCGCCATATTGTTCTCGCCGGCAAGCACTTCCCATTCCGATTCCTACAGTCCCGAAATCCTGGAAGAACTCAAACGTCTTTCCCTGGGGCGCCTCCTGTTTTTCGGTGGGGCGGCAGTCGACGCGGAAAAGACGAGCGGCCACGAAAATTTCATCTTTTATAACGATCAGGTCTGCTCTGACAGCATGATCCTGGCGGTCTTTGAAACCACCCTCAGATTCGGAATCGCCATGGGTCACGGGCTCCATCCAACAGCAAAAAGAGCGAGAATCACCCGGGTCCGGGATTACGAAGTTCTGGAACTCGACGGAAGACGCGCTGCCGATGTTTTCGCGGAGTTTCACGATCTTAAAAAAGCAGATCTGGAAAGCAAACCCCTTTTCGAGCAGAATTTGAACCATTTGGGCATGCGCGATGCTCTGGGACATTACACGATTTTTACCCCTCGCTGCTTTACTCCGGAAGGAGGCATCCTCCTCGCGCATCCGGCTCCGGAAGGGGCTTTTCTGGTTCTGATGGAAGCCGTCGAGGACGACATGATCGCCGCGGGAAAGAACACCCTGCGCCAGGCAATGATGCAGTCCGGAATCAACAGGCCCGCCGCGATCCTGGTCTGCTCCTGTTTCCTGAGAATGCTTCTTCTGGGAAACCGCATTGATGAGGAAATCGCGGCGATCACCGATATCATGCCCGGCACCCCCGTTACGGGTTTCTATTCAGCCGGTGAACAGGGAAGCAATGACGATCACATCAGCCGCCATAACAACGAGTCCATCGTCATTCTGCTTCTGGGCAACGAACTTTCTTACGCCGCACAGGTGGCCGGCGAAAATCGGATCATGCAGAGGGCTCTTGAATTTCGCATCTCCGAGCAGAAAAGACTGGAAAAGGAATTGGCTGATCAGGTCAGATTTCTCCAGACTTTGATCAAAACCATTCCCAGTCCTGTGTTTTACAAGGATCAGCAGGGAAGATATCTGGGCTGCAACAGGGCCTTCGAGGAATATAATCATATCAGCCGGACATATCTTCTGGGAAAATCCAACTGGGATTTCCTGCCCAGGGACCAGGCGGAACTGCACTGTAAGGTTGACGCCGACCTGGCTGAAAAAGGCGGAAAAGCGGTTTATGAATGCTCCATCGCCGGCAAGGACGGTGAACTCTTTCATTTCCTGAACAACAAAGCTGTTTTCCACCGGGCCGACGGCTCATTGGGCGGCATTATCGGAGTCCTGGTCGACATAACGGATCGTAAAAACACAGAAGAAGCTCTACGAGCCAGCGAGGAAAAGTTTCTCAAAGCTTTTCACAACAATCCCACCATGATGATTATCTGTACGGCCGATGAGGGACGGGTAATTGAGGTCAACGACAGCTGTCTGCGGATCATGGGTTTTACGCGCCTGGAGATGATGGGGAAAACATCGGGGCAGCTGAATATTCATGCCTGCCTGGAACAACGGGACACTCTGTTGAGGATGATGGAAGAAAAGGGCAGCGTGAGGAACATGGAAATCTCTTTGCGTACAAAAAGCGGAGAAATCCGCCATTGCCTTTTTTCAGCGGAACAGATTCAGTTGCAGAAAGGGAATCACATTCTGCTGCTTCTGCAGGACGTCACGGATCAGAAACGTTCAGAGGAAGAACGGCTGCAGCGAATACGATTGCAGAGCATTCTGAACATGGCGGGTACGATCTGCCATGAATTCAACCAGCCGATGCAGGTTCTCTCCGGATACATCGATCTCCTGCTGTCCCGTGCGTGGGAGGATTCGAAAGTCCACGGAAGCCTGCTTAAAATCAAAGAACAGACGGCACGGATGACGCAGATTACGCGGAAGCTCATGACTCTTAACGACCCTTCTGTTCAGGATTACGCCGGGATAGGCAAGATTGTGAATCTGAATGGAGACCAGGGGAAATAA
- a CDS encoding response regulator, with protein sequence MGDKKILLVDDEDQILQMLKEAFSLYGYKVKTASSAEEALDVLAKESIMVMFLDLKLPGMSGLDLCRQIRKDNQIAVIHALTGYSNFFGFLECRSAGFDDFFTKPVALKALFKAAEEAFEKLERWKVFVYDLA encoded by the coding sequence GTGGGCGATAAAAAAATTCTTCTTGTAGATGATGAAGATCAAATCCTTCAGATGCTGAAAGAGGCGTTCAGCCTTTACGGCTATAAGGTCAAGACTGCATCAAGCGCGGAGGAGGCCCTGGACGTTCTCGCGAAGGAAAGCATCATGGTCATGTTCCTGGATCTCAAACTCCCCGGCATGAGTGGCCTCGATCTTTGCCGGCAGATCAGAAAAGACAATCAGATCGCCGTTATCCACGCTCTGACCGGCTACAGCAACTTTTTCGGGTTTCTGGAATGCCGGAGTGCCGGTTTTGACGATTTCTTCACGAAACCGGTCGCGCTGAAGGCGCTTTTCAAGGCTGCCGAGGAGGCCTTTGAAAAACTCGAGCGCTGGAAAGTTTTTGTATACGACCTGGCATGA